Proteins encoded by one window of Ferroacidibacillus organovorans:
- a CDS encoding late competence development ComFB family protein, which yields MLVNVVEEVARFTLDEMLTRMDGVCACEVCKTDMLAIALNHLTPHYSSRPDGQAYSKAGMQFDQARVDLIRELTRAIWIVHENCKHA from the coding sequence GTGCTGGTTAATGTTGTCGAAGAGGTTGCGCGCTTTACGCTGGATGAGATGCTGACGCGCATGGATGGCGTGTGCGCGTGTGAGGTTTGCAAAACAGACATGTTGGCGATTGCGCTCAATCACTTGACACCTCACTACAGTTCGCGACCCGATGGTCAGGCCTATTCCAAAGCGGGCATGCAGTTTGACCAGGCGCGTGTCGATCTGATTCGCGAGTTGACCAGGGCGATCTGGATTGTTCATGAAAATTGCAAACATGCGTGA
- the bshC gene encoding bacillithiol biosynthesis cysteine-adding enzyme BshC, giving the protein MKLSRLRCRTGNDVTDAYLEGDARIRAFYDYGFDRDSLKRRALDVAKRYDESQRVLLLEAIREQQNDMTDIQRAQWERLRDPRALVVVTGQQAGLFTGPLYTIHKALSTVALARQMEQEMGVPVIPVFWVAAEDHDFDEVASAHYVTDEGTLRRVALKTRPVPRTPVGFHDVPAREMREMLERISADLRDGLYTADLVAGLNALHAEHSRMGTLFQKTLQAWLGEFPILVIDPTTRAMRRAAAASFAQVLDRPRVFRDAALAGAKRLRDASFKTQVDVSAEHSLLYLIQDRIRTPLDLCEQADALKMRDSGELIQIETLKERLRDEPEIFSAGVLYRPVVQDFLLPVLAYVGGAAEVSYHAMMGEIFREAGRTIPPLFLRQRVTLVPPSIVRSAKRLGLSWRDDVHAALRDKVAQSMNPPLSRVVDEMKQEIRELLGGRETYFDEVGHRARRDLQKTQATFLREIERLAARSERALRNKHKEHAALSERMTAWLEPKGGEQERILSPLSILAHFGTSWMHILAGLDATEMNDMIYLEITE; this is encoded by the coding sequence ATGAAATTATCCCGTCTTCGATGTAGGACTGGCAACGATGTGACAGACGCTTATCTTGAGGGAGACGCGCGCATCCGCGCGTTTTATGACTATGGGTTTGACCGTGACAGTTTAAAGCGCAGAGCGCTGGATGTCGCAAAGCGCTATGATGAGTCACAGCGCGTCCTTTTGCTTGAGGCGATTCGCGAACAACAAAATGACATGACAGACATCCAGCGCGCACAGTGGGAGCGACTGCGCGATCCGCGCGCGCTCGTCGTGGTCACGGGTCAACAAGCGGGACTTTTTACGGGTCCGCTTTATACGATTCACAAGGCGCTCTCAACCGTGGCGTTGGCGCGGCAGATGGAGCAGGAGATGGGCGTACCTGTCATTCCTGTGTTCTGGGTTGCGGCAGAAGATCACGATTTTGACGAAGTAGCCAGTGCACACTATGTTACGGATGAGGGTACACTGCGTCGCGTCGCGTTAAAAACCCGGCCTGTTCCGCGCACGCCAGTAGGATTTCACGATGTGCCAGCGCGTGAAATGAGAGAGATGCTTGAGCGAATCTCTGCAGATTTGCGCGATGGGCTTTACACAGCAGACCTTGTCGCAGGATTAAACGCGCTTCATGCGGAGCATTCGCGAATGGGTACACTTTTTCAAAAGACGTTGCAGGCGTGGCTTGGGGAGTTTCCGATTCTCGTAATCGATCCTACGACGCGCGCGATGAGGCGGGCGGCGGCAGCTTCATTTGCACAGGTTCTGGATCGTCCGCGAGTTTTTCGCGATGCGGCGCTTGCTGGTGCGAAGCGTTTGCGCGACGCCTCGTTTAAAACACAGGTCGACGTCAGTGCAGAACACTCTTTGCTCTATCTCATTCAGGATCGCATTCGAACGCCGCTTGATCTCTGTGAACAGGCGGATGCGCTAAAAATGCGCGATTCGGGTGAGTTGATTCAAATCGAAACATTGAAAGAGCGCTTGCGCGATGAGCCGGAGATTTTTTCGGCGGGCGTGCTCTACAGACCGGTTGTGCAAGATTTTCTCCTGCCCGTTCTCGCTTATGTCGGCGGGGCGGCAGAGGTTTCTTACCATGCCATGATGGGAGAGATTTTTCGCGAAGCGGGAAGGACTATCCCCCCCCTTTTTCTGCGCCAGCGGGTGACGCTGGTGCCGCCATCCATTGTGCGTTCTGCCAAAAGACTGGGGCTGTCTTGGCGCGATGATGTGCATGCGGCGCTGCGCGACAAAGTGGCGCAAAGCATGAATCCACCGCTTAGCCGTGTGGTGGATGAGATGAAGCAGGAGATCCGTGAACTGCTCGGCGGACGGGAAACCTATTTTGATGAGGTGGGCCATCGCGCACGGCGCGATTTGCAAAAAACACAGGCGACGTTTTTGCGTGAAATCGAGCGCCTGGCGGCGCGCTCGGAGCGAGCGCTTCGCAATAAGCATAAGGAGCATGCGGCGCTTAGTGAGCGAATGACTGCGTGGTTAGAACCAAAGGGAGGAGAGCAAGAGCGTATTCTCTCTCCGCTGTCCATCCTTGCGCACTTCGGCACGTCGTGGATGCACATACTGGCTGGCTTGGATGCGACAGAGATGAACGATATGATCTACCTCGAAATAACGGAGTAA
- the mraZ gene encoding division/cell wall cluster transcriptional repressor MraZ: MFLGEFQHSLDDKARLTIPAKFREGLGGSFILTRGLDQCLFVFPRADFEALEERLRAMPLSRSDARQFVRFLFSGATECDLDKQGRVLIPANLREYASLKQDCFVVGVGPRVEIWSGERWKAYSEGAASSFNELAESLMDLNL; the protein is encoded by the coding sequence ATGTTTCTGGGTGAATTTCAGCACAGCCTGGATGACAAAGCGCGCTTGACGATTCCCGCAAAGTTTCGCGAAGGTCTCGGCGGCTCATTTATTCTTACAAGGGGACTTGATCAGTGTCTTTTCGTCTTTCCCCGCGCAGATTTTGAGGCGCTTGAAGAAAGACTTCGAGCGATGCCACTCTCGCGCAGTGATGCACGGCAGTTTGTTCGTTTTCTCTTTAGCGGGGCTACGGAGTGCGACCTTGATAAACAGGGACGAGTTCTCATCCCAGCCAATTTGCGCGAGTATGCTTCCTTAAAGCAGGATTGTTTTGTCGTTGGCGTGGGACCTCGTGTGGAGATTTGGAGCGGTGAGCGCTGGAAAGCCTATAGTGAAGGGGCGGCATCGTCCTTTAACGAATTGGCAGAGAGCCTTATGGATCTCAATCTTTAA
- the rsmH gene encoding 16S rRNA (cytosine(1402)-N(4))-methyltransferase RsmH, whose protein sequence is MESTFVHRTVMREEAVAGLAVRSGGLYVDGTLGGGGHARAILDATNPSGKLIGFDRDQTALLYAQEWARAYPNRVTLVHDNFSRLDDHLTQLGIEHVDGILCDLGVSSVQLDRYERGFSYQADAPLDMRMDQTQGETAADWIATCSVQELTHIFFTYGEERFSRRIAERIVALRQQAPIQTTGQLADIVKDAIPAPTRRTGPHPARRVFQALRIAINDELGSLERLIPIALARLAIGGRLALISFHSLEDRIIKQRFLEAAKGCVCPPQFPKCVCGREEQFRVIAKKGIVPSDRELEENPRSRSARLRIIERISNTSQP, encoded by the coding sequence TTGGAAAGTACGTTTGTTCATCGCACGGTAATGCGAGAGGAAGCGGTGGCTGGTCTCGCCGTTCGCTCAGGAGGTCTCTATGTTGACGGGACGCTTGGCGGTGGCGGTCATGCGCGCGCGATTCTTGACGCAACAAACCCATCTGGAAAACTGATCGGCTTTGATCGCGATCAAACTGCGCTTTTATACGCGCAAGAGTGGGCTCGGGCATACCCGAACCGGGTGACCCTCGTGCACGATAATTTTTCGAGATTAGATGATCATTTGACACAGTTAGGCATTGAACACGTCGATGGAATCCTCTGCGATCTCGGCGTTTCCTCCGTACAGCTTGATCGCTACGAGCGGGGATTTTCCTATCAGGCTGACGCGCCGCTTGACATGCGGATGGATCAGACGCAGGGAGAAACGGCGGCAGATTGGATTGCAACGTGCTCCGTCCAGGAGCTTACACACATTTTCTTTACGTATGGAGAAGAGCGTTTTTCTCGCCGTATCGCTGAGCGAATCGTCGCTTTGCGACAGCAGGCGCCGATTCAAACGACAGGGCAACTTGCGGATATTGTCAAAGACGCAATTCCGGCACCGACACGCCGAACGGGACCGCATCCGGCCAGACGCGTCTTTCAGGCGCTTCGCATCGCGATTAATGACGAATTGGGATCACTTGAGCGCCTGATTCCTATTGCGCTTGCGCGATTGGCCATAGGTGGACGGCTCGCGCTGATCTCGTTTCATTCGCTGGAAGACCGCATCATAAAACAGCGGTTTTTAGAGGCCGCAAAAGGATGTGTCTGCCCACCCCAGTTTCCAAAGTGTGTTTGTGGCAGGGAGGAGCAGTTTCGTGTTATTGCGAAAAAAGGAATTGTTCCGTCCGATCGTGAGCTAGAAGAAAACCCACGTTCGCGTTCAGCGAGGCTTCGCATCATTGAACGAATCTCTAACACATCTCAACCATAG